CTAGACAGGAGGAGGATGAAAAGAGGAGGCgcgaggaggaagaggcgAGTAGGGAGGCGGTTAAGAGGGATGCGGTAGAGTGTCCCGGGTGTGGGGTTATGATTCATAAAATGGCGGGGTGTGATCATATGACTTGTAAGTTTGTCTGGTGGTGTGGTCGACCGTTTGGAAGGGATGCTAACAATGATAGGTCGAAGGAAGGGGTGTAGGTTTGAGTTCTGTTACATATGTCGGGCACCGTACAAGCGGGAGAGGGGTATTTGGAAGGTGGGCAATTCGGCGCATGAGAAGGTCTGTATGCATCATTCAGATAGGCTGCCAGAATTTTTGGCATTCTTGCCAAGACGAGATTGAGTCAGGGGGTGTTGAGGGTGTTACTTTGGGGTTTATTTGAAAAAATTCTTTGGGAGTTGAAAAGCCTACATGGGGCTGAGGCGAGTTTCTACGGCCGAAAAAGACAACTTGCACATGTGTGAGGAGGTGTGCTTTTGTTCTTTTTTCTCGATCATCTATGGATCTTGGTTTTCATGGCGTTGCTATATCTTTGGGTGTCTGGTATAGCCATCTGAGCACATCTTCAGACTGTTTATCCCAAGTCTGATAAACACCTTTCCTTATCTTCAAATGGTATTAATATCACACAGGTCCCTACAGGAGCTTCATGTAGAAGGTTCCTACGAATTCCTCGCCCTCTGAGTAACGAAAGACGACACAGAAAGAACTCCGTCTATTCATTTCTAAATAGTGACAACTCGATCATACCAATTCACATCTATGCTCttttcctttttctcttGTTCCATCAATCAAGCGGCTAGGACCATCATCTCCAGAATCTATGGAACGAACACATTCATGACTCCCCTCACAAGATCACATGTCTTCTCTACCCCTTCTCTACTTCATTTCTTTTCCTCGGGTAAATTTTTGGCATTCCACTTATCGCTCACGGCTTCGTTTCGGGCGTTCCAAAGGCTTCATCCATAGCCACATGCAGTCACTGATAGATCCGCCTGGAGTACTTCAGTACATCTATGCTGTGACTTAGGTTGCTGCGTATCTCGTTCACGCATCTCTGTATAGCTGAATGCTTGGGGAACCCGTTATTCACAAATCACTCTACTTCAATCAGGCCCTAAAGCTCGCCTCAGAGCCGTTCACCTTTCTTATCTGCGTGTTCACGAAGTACGGCGCGGCTGTCAGCCTCCCCGCAGGTCGTCGCTCACTGGTGTGCTGTTCAGCTCGCTCTTGGGGATAAACAAGCTGGTTAGTTGGTAGAGGCTGGCTCTTCCGATTTTCCAGTCAGCACGACTCTCAACGCAACTGACAGAGGAAATCACGGACCCACAAACCCCTGCCTACAAGGGCTGCGAGGAACACTTTCAGGACCCCGTGGACAGGAAGAAGGATGGGAACTGGTATGTGAATTGCATCACTTGCCGGAACAAAGCCAAAGCTATCCGACGTCGGGAGAAAGCTGCATACGGGATGTGTTTTGGGCAGAAGAAGAATCGTAAGTGGAATCATATTATTGAACAGAATGGAAACTAATCACTGCAGCCAGACGCATCGCAAGGAAATATTCACGACGAGGAACCCGGCTCAGAGGATGCTCTGTAAGTGTGTGGTCGTTGTGGAAATTCCTTCTGCGCGCACGACCTACCACGCCTCACGTCTTGCGAACACGAGCCAGAATACTGCGAAGCATGATTCATCGAAGGACTGTCAGTCATGATCAACGGCGCGAACCCAGAAATCATCCAGTGTCTATCCGGTTGCCCCACCCGTATCACCTACGAAGATATCCGCAACCTAGCCCCATCGGATATGTTTGAACGGTAAGCCGCACACCCATTTATACCAGGAGAAAAATCTGAAAAACATATAGTTACGACAACATCCTTACGTGCCGCGCAACCAACGCCGACCCTAACTTTCAGCGGTGTCTCAATCCAGGTTGCAATTCTGGTCAAGTTCACGACAGCACCCATGGGCCCATCTTCACCTGCATCCAGTGCCGCTACCGCATGTGCACCAACCACGATCCACCCGTCCCTCTCCACGAAGGCCAGTCTTGCGCGGAGTACATATTTCACAACGATAAGGACCAGCAAAATGAGGCGGCTCAAGCAGAGGTCGCTAAGATGTCTGTCGCATGCCCGGAATGTGGAGCTATGATCCACAAGTATGATGGGTGTGATTACATGACTTGTTAAGTTTGGACCGATTGATGATGTGGCAGAGGGTTTAGATGTAATCAGATCGGATGCTGACTAGTATAGGTGGATACCCGAAATGTGGCACTCAGTTTTGCTATCTTTGCCGTGCGCGGTATGCTGGAGAGAAGGGTATCTGGAAACTTGGCAATGCGGCGCATGAGGCTAAGTGTAGGTACCATTCTTCTCGGCTGGGTAGGTGAGATGTTGCATTTCTGTCGACTTGGCTAGGGATAATGTGACCCAATGCTGAATGAGGAGCGGCACGATGGGAGTCTCAATGAGTCTTGGTCACGGGATTTGATGGTGTGTATCCGGCTTTTTGGCCGCGAATGAGGTCGATTTACTGGCCTAGATGGAAGATCAACACTTTGAGGTACTGGATAACATGTCACGCTTCCCCCCTTTCCATACCTGGCTTTATTTTCCTTTCCCTGAGTTTCCGTAAGCCTTGGCAACAACACTTTCTGACATCAACACGAGATCTGCATCCCAACCCTCTTCAACCCTCATGCGATCTGAAGTCTCCAAGATCCGCCTTCAAACTACGTCCAATAACACATAACTCGTTTacttctcctcctcctcctcatAACGCATATACCCAGTCGTAATATCACATCGATCCCGACGCCGCGCTCAGACCAACATGCAACAAAGCAAAGCTCCATCTGTGCGCAGCTGAAAGGTCCCACAGAGATCCACAGTAACGATACTATTGGGACACAGAACCGCGATCAGACCTACATCCAACAAGCTGACGAAATCATGTTTGCGCGGCTGAAGATTCGCACTCAAGTACACGATGATGCCATGAAGTCAGACCCTGCGCTTGGAAAGATTTCGAACAAAGAAGTGAAGTGGAGTCTGCACGGATGGGGAGGTATATGAAGAGTCAGAGGTGTTATAAAAAGGTCGCGGTGCAGCGAGGAAGATGGGTATCCAAGAACTTTGACAGCACTACTACATACAAGTCATTATAATAACATTTATCACATCTTTACCTACGTATCCAAAGATCCAGATATTACGGATTATCTACCTACAATGTCAAGCTCAAACCAAGGCCAGTCCACTCGTCCCCCAAACCAAGCAGAGATAAGGCTTGGCCAAACAGCCCAGAACATACGTTCCGGAGAATTAGGCGGTCATCAGTTCGGCACCAGGGATAATCCACACAGGGAAAGTATCAAAGAAATCACAAGAGGATACGATGGTTTCGATAAGAACGCGACAGTGGAGGAAAACAAAAAACAGGCCTCCTCGACCCAGATCAATCCCAGCCTCGGTGAAAGCTCCAAAGCCAACCCGCGCATGACCAACACACCTGCTGGTGACGCTGCCGGAAGTTCCAAGAAGGAAGGTGGTGCGAACCCGACACCTACGGCGAATGCAGAGTGGAAAAAAGACCGGATATTCTATTTCCGAATTGACGAACTAGTCGGATGATTAATCTATGGAGAGTGTTGGGGGCTGGGACATATGAGTCTTGTAGACTGGATGTTAATGATGGACATTTTCGGCTAAGATAGATGGATAACTCTGTACCGCATTCTTTACATCTCGTTTGCTTTCAACAAGTATACCAATTCCAAGTAATCTTGCTAAACCTTGTGAGATCTGCTCGTGCCATCACGCTGGGAATGATGAATCATACATTCTGGTGACATCAGAGCGGCTGGGGCTTTATCCCCGCTGATGTGGCGGATGACACCTGAGCGCCAGAAAGTGATCATCGCGCTGTAAATCGCAGTCATGTCTCTCATAACTCTATGCCCACATTGACTCATATTTGGAGCTGTTGAGTCATTTCAGCATATAGATTGCATTCGCAAACGACGTTCGTGTTCGCAGCAATATTAAAGTCGGAGGGAACTCTATCGCATAGTTAACATTGCCCCCAACAACCGACAATCCTAGAATTCACGGCTATCACTAAATATCTCAACAACGTCACTATGTCTTGTTTCTAAGAGAACCAACGCGAAAGTCAATAGGGAAGCGCCTTTGCGGACAAAAAAGCCAATCAGGCATCAAAAGCCCACTCCAGTATCGCTGCTGCAGATCAAGGCAGCGCGGATCCAGACCAGAAACCTCGAACTGCAAACGAGAATGCAACGGAGGGTATTCTGGGAAACAGGCCAACAATTCCACTGGAGGAACGTTCTAGGGGAAAGGGCAAGGGAAAGGCGGGAGACGGGGTAGCGGGGAAGTAGCGTCGGAGATCATGTGGGTGTTTAACTAAACGGCGTCTCAACAGCTTCCTGGGGTTTGAAATTCCGCTTTTGTGGCTTTACTCCATATATCTATATATATTTACCTCGCTGGAGATCTTGTCTGCAGGATGAGGTTGTCCAGTGAGGTGGTGCGGTATGGTATTCACTAAGTAGTTGCAACGTAGCGACATTCGAGCACAGCGCCGTGCATCGGTATAATCCTCACTAAACGAGTATGAGGACAAGTGACAATGGTTGCGAGATATTTGTATTGGCCGTGATGATGATCGCAGGCAACGCCTCGACAGATAGATCTGGTTGTCCCCTACGCCGTATCTCAATGCATCCGTTCGGGATGTTCCACAAAGGACCTCGATATCGCACTACTCAGAGGCGAATCGTCGCGAACCAAACGCATCGTCAAAGGTAGCGCGCATACATCGAGGGCGGCGACGTGCGCATCAAGAGAAGTGTAGCTCTAACCCTGCTGAAGGTTTAATGTTGTGGCGTTATTGCAAACACACAAGCCATCCAACACACATGCTCACACATGTCAGCCTAAAAAACGTCGCATCTTCCCAAGGCCACCGGCTCATTATGTTTCGCGCTCGCCCTGCCCGATGTTTCGGAACCACGACGACGGACAAAGAAGAGACACCTCTCGCCTCAACAAACCGCGCAAATCGATGCAATCGCCACGCAGTGGCAAACAAAATAACGCATCGGGACAGCAATGTCGCATGGCTAGAAGTAAAATGAGGCCGAGAAGCGCGCATACGGCAATGTTGGTCAATATCGATGTTCCCAATTACTATAGCCCGGGTACGCACCGCTGCATAACCGGCGTCTGCACTCGCCAACCGGAGAGATCCCGATGTGGCATTACCCGCAACGCCATGCCCGTTGTGATACCACACGCTGACTCAATGCATACTACCGTTTCACACTCCGCGAGCGGTGGAGAGGCGTTCTGCTCGCAGAAGAAGCTTGGTGTTGCTGAGACAGACTGCGACACCTTGCGCAGGTACGGCGGACGGAACCGGGCGTTTCCGAGGTGTATGGGACAGGGGTTTTGTATGCCTTGGGCGCGGTTCTGTCAACGTGGAAGGACTTGCGAAGTCGGAAAGCGCGGGAAACGAGTCGAGCTGAATCGCAGTCGGGAACAGAACAGGGGCACCTGTCAGTCTGTTCTGTCCGCCTGTTCTGTGGCTTGTTAATAGGCTGCGGGAATAGGGAAGGGCTCACTGGAAAATAGAACAAAGGTGCGAAACTGAATGATTGAGAATCATTGATTGAAGTGTCTATATTTCCGTACACAACGTGTCGTCCAACCATCAATACCGTTAACCGCGAACTCCTCATCATCCGGTCCGCGTTGCGCAGGATCCTGCAGATGTAATGTGAAAGAAAAGATGGTACTCAAATATAGAAACCATTGAGTATTAACAACATTGACGTCTGGAAAAATTGCAATTGCTCCATGTGCAGTGACGTCTTTTGGATGAAATAACCAGGGCCGAAGAAGGACTAAACAGAGTAAACTGCTCAGACTTCGGTGATGGCTACGAGGGTCATCTTGGGCGCATCCTCCTCCTCGACGACCTCGTcacgcttctccttcttctcaccTCCACCGGCGGCGGCGGATCCAGCGGGGACGTTGACACCGGGGTTGACGATGATACCGACACCGGCGTTCTCAGTGCCCATTTCGACCTTGGGCTGGTCCTTGAGGGCCTCCTTGGCGTATCCGAGAGCTGCGTTGAAGCCAGCGAGGTCGCGCTTGATCCACTGCATGGCCTCCTCGACGGCGTCCATCTTGGACTCGACTGGCTCACGCTTGGCGATGGGAGCGTTAGCGCGCTTTCCGAGAATGTCCTCGATCGCGCGGCGAAGGTTGGCGCGTTTGGCGGGAGGTGCTGCTGCAGCGGCCTCTGCAGCGGCGGGCCTAGCACCACCGCCACCAGCTGCGGCTCCGGAAGCAAGAGTAGCCATCAGTTCTGAAGCTGATGCTGTAGATCCCAGCGAGATCTCTCCATCACCGACTACCAGGGCAGGAGAGTAGGCACCCAAGTTGATGTTAAGGGGGACGGCAGCGACAGTGGCGACGAGGGCAAAAAGGACGTTCTGGGCAAGCATCTTGTCGGTTTGAAGTTGATCTTTCGATTAGATGAGGGGTAATAAGTATTGGTGGTGGATGGATGATTCAGTGTATAAATGAATAATCAAAAAGTAGTACTAAGTGATAGAAATTGGTCGCACAGCGATTGGATTGAAGTGAATGTTTGGTGGTTGGTGAAGATGAGTGACCGGACTGAAGAATAGTAGAAGTGGGCTCATGAGCTTCTTATACACACATGAACCTCGAATGAATCGCCTTAGCATCTTCGTGGGTCGTCCATCGTTGTGGCACTATGCCAAGCTGTATTAGCCCAGTTGGATTAGGTGTGAAACTTTCATGCGGCCGCCAAGTGTCGGTAAGCATAGCATGGCAGAGCTTTTGCTTTTAGACCGGTTGTGCCAAGCTGCTCTGGCCGTTTGATGTTGGGTCGAAACTTTTCTGATGCGGAGCCAAGGGACGATAAGCGTGTGCTCGATGCTAGTTGCGGGTGGTATAGCATGGGTGCCCTGGAACTCTCAGGCTCGAGTTCCGGCCTGAGGAGTAATGAGAATCCCGTTCTCAACTATGAGGCCACTTTTTTTCAGGCTGCATGTGGCCGCAGCTTCCTGTGTTGTCACAAACTTGGACAGGCTCGGAAATCGATCTACCCCATGGATAATGGAGCGCGAGGTCCACTAGAGTGCAGCTCACCTGGAGGACTGGGGATCCTTTGGTAGTAAAGCTAGACCGCCCGCGTCGAACCGTCCCGTAGTCTTCTGGGCGCATCAAGAACTTCTTGGGGGTTCAGAGAAAAGCCAAGATGCAATCTAAAGCGATGACAGGTGGAGAAGGAAGCCGTACAATGCTTGTGGTTCCAAGACGGTTCGACTTTCTTGTGTGGCTTGCCAAGTAACGGTGATGCAGGCAGTCCAGCGGAAGGGGACTCATCCACCCAGATGAGCATCGATCGCCGGTTCCTGAATGCCCAAGGCAACGGGGGAGTGCCTTAGGCCGGCCCCTAGGTGGCCTTCCTCCACAGCGTTCGTCTGGGGGCCAAAGGCCAAGAATGACAGCGCTAGGCAATGAGCTTCGAAGGGGTAAGCCTTCAGCGCAACACTTGGCGTCTGACCCGTGTGGAGATCAAAATGCTTCAGCGGGACCAAAGACGAGGGTACCGGCAGGAGAGTTGCCGTGCCAGGTTTGAGAAGTCGACGTTATTAGGTGATTCCGTACTAAACGGGCTAGCGTGCTCCTTTGAGGCTGGAACTCCTACGGAGGTGCGACATCTCGATTTCTTGGCTATGGGGACGCGAAATCGACGACGTGCCCCCAGACGCAAGCTGGAACCAAAGCATGAGCCTAGACGTGGTACTAGTTGTAATTGGACAGTGCGGGACCTCCCATGTGACGTGCGCCTGTCGACAGCCTCCCGGGAGCGTGGCCTCATTGTCACATATTCACGACTTGGCAGGACGGGTTCATCGTATCAGGACTCGCAGACGTAAGCGATCAAGGCCAAGAGATATCGCAGCCTTCGCCAGAGGATGCGCGTCCTTCAAGTGCCGATGTTGAATTAGGATGTTCGGCCGTTGACCCGGAGTATTAAGCCTCTTGCACGCGCCGTTGTCGATCCCGAGCTGATCTCACCCGCAATGCGAATTTGCACACAAACACGAGCGGAGTGGAAACTCTTTTCGTGGCCTTAGGTGGTCGTTTCCCTTCCTGAACCTTCTCGGGGCAATTGTTGATTTGAAGCATCATCAAACGCGCCTTCTCACCGGAACCTTTCTCTGATGACGGGCGAGGAAACATTTTACCCAGCCGTTCACAGCGCGCTCACCAATACCCATTCGGACGGTACACTTCTAGAAGCCCTGCAGTGGTACGCCGCCCAACCTTCTCATCACACCCAGAAACTGCCAACGTTTCCAAGCTGTCAGTAGTCTTCTTGTTTTTAACAAGCTTCGCTCTTGTGGGTCTCGACCACGAGAGTCATGTCTTTTAACTTTCGCTTCATCCGTCACATGCGCACCACAGGCGATATGTGCACCTTTATAGCAGCCAGCCACCTCGCGCCAGCAGCTGCGCACGCATTGAGGCCACAACAAAGCATGTTCGCCGCCACTATACTTAGGCAACCCTCAGCGTGGTTTTGGTGTGACTGCCAATGATTCACGTGCGCCTGTGGCTGAGAGGAGTTTTCTCCGCCATGCAAAGGCATACGGCACTCAGTCTCACGATGTGTTAGTTGATCCCTGTTTGAGATCTGCAAATCCGGAACACTACCTTGTACTGTATGTCCCCTTCACGTGGGAATTGTCATCATATCTGGAGTTCATTTTGCGCCCGCAATGAAACCAAGATCGCAGAGTCAGATTGTAAGTTTGCGCCGAGAGATTTTGCATGATATTGAAGTCAGTGATAGTGAAGGAAAGTGAGCACATTCACACGTGATGTACCGGTGGTACATGTATAGGTGAGCATGCTAATGAGCACACCTGAGATCAATCAAGCtagcttgatagcttgaTTGGAAGATTGATGCCAAgccaattcaatcaatccagccaaACCTCATACAAAAACGCAATCAATCCAGCTGAGCTTTTCCGTGAGCTTGATTCAGATTGATAGCTTGATTGCCTTAAGTATATAGTAGATTTCGGTGATGAGGCAGCCCATGAGGCAGCTTAGATAGCTGTAAAAGCTCTATACTGAGCTTTTTTTGGTGTTTTAGTTACGCCGTGTAACATTGAGTAATATCCGATAGCTCCGTGTAACTAGCAGCCAGCGCGTCGTCTCATATAGTatactccatctccatctccatcaccCACAATACTATATACTTTTGGTGTTGCAGATCTATCGCCGTATACCTCACCTCATCGTCGCCCTCATGCCGCCCAAAAAACGCGTCTCTGATAGCGCTCCCTCGCCTAGAAAGCGCGCGCGCGGCACTGCGAGCCAGCCCGTCGCGATCGACTCGCAGTCATATCAATCTCAGCCATCTGCTCTATCTCCGCCGCCTCCATATACACATACTTTCGAGTCGCGATTGCGCGAGTCGCAGCCCGAAGACGCTATCGTCGCGCCCGCCGAGGGCAGTGAGCAAGCTACGCTCGCTCCGTCTTCTGAAGCCGCCGACGACGCTGTAGATGAGGCTTTTGACGCCCATCTCGAAGACAATTATGATGGCATAGATTGGGGTCGCCTTAAGCTGTATACGAAGCCTATCACGACGCACCAACACAAGCGGAGTTGGATCTATCGCCACGGCTATCGCGTCGCTCTTCTCAAAGATCCAACCCGCGTATTCTTCATCTGCCACTGGTGTTTCAAGCACAAGCTCACGGATATTGGTATTGGGATATACAATACAAGCGCAGCAGTCTCGTCAGCCGCGCGCCACCTCAGCGAGCAGAAACCTGGCCATAGGCTAGTAGCACCAGGCAAGACTCCAGTTGCTAGTGTTTACAACGCGCTCACCACTGCGAGAGTCCCTATCTCACAGGCAGTAGCTAATCAGATTAACGGGTTTAGCAAGCAGCGCTTTAGGTTTGCCGCAGTAGACTGGCTCGTCGCGAACAACCACCCCATCTCTGAGTTCGAAACACCAGCT
The sequence above is a segment of the Pyrenophora tritici-repentis strain M4 chromosome 3, whole genome shotgun sequence genome. Coding sequences within it:
- a CDS encoding ring finger protein, translated to MINGANPEIIQCLSGCPTRITYEDIRNLAPSDMFERYDNILTCRATNADPNFQRCLNPGCNSGQVHDSTHGPIFTCIQCRYRMCTNHDPPVPLHEGQSCAEYIFHNDKDQQNEAAQAEVAKMSVACPECGAMIHKYDGCDYMTC
- a CDS encoding DUF3984 domain containing protein, which produces MLAQNVLFALVATVAAVPLNINLGAYSPALVVGDGEISLGSTASASELMATLASGAAAGGGGARPAAAEAAAAAPPAKRANLRRAIEDILGKRANAPIAKREPVESKMDAVEEAMQWIKRDLAGFNAALGYAKEALKDQPKVEMGTENAGVGIIVNPGVNVPAGSAAAGGGEKKEKRDEVVEEEDAPKMTLVAITEV